One Actinoplanes missouriensis 431 DNA segment encodes these proteins:
- a CDS encoding alpha/beta fold hydrolase, whose amino-acid sequence MDLVDAGVLAVACLQDGPPDGWPVVLSHGFPYDVHAYDQVVPALTAEGARVIRPYLRGFGPTRFRSAATMRSGQQAALGSDLIALADALRLDRPIVAGYDWGGLASCVAAALWPERVAGLVSLAGYDIIDIERQRHAFDPSVEHAVWYQHLFQTERGREGLAAHRRELCRMLWRQWSPRWAFDDETFARTAGSFDNPDFVDVVIHAYRHALGEAAGDPAHQDLEARLAARPPITVPAVTLDGLTDTLKPGGTADHAPMFVSGHEHRVIEAGHNLPQEAPAAFADAVLTVRSMQP is encoded by the coding sequence ATGGATCTTGTCGATGCCGGTGTGCTGGCCGTCGCCTGTCTCCAGGACGGTCCACCGGACGGCTGGCCGGTCGTCCTGTCACACGGGTTCCCGTACGACGTCCACGCCTACGACCAGGTGGTTCCGGCGCTGACCGCGGAGGGCGCCCGGGTGATCCGGCCCTATCTGCGGGGCTTCGGTCCGACCCGTTTCCGCTCCGCCGCGACGATGCGCAGCGGGCAGCAGGCGGCGCTCGGATCCGACCTGATCGCGCTGGCCGACGCGTTACGCCTGGACCGTCCGATCGTGGCCGGGTACGACTGGGGTGGCCTCGCCTCCTGCGTGGCGGCCGCGCTCTGGCCGGAGCGGGTGGCCGGGCTGGTGTCGCTGGCCGGTTACGACATCATCGACATCGAGCGGCAGCGCCACGCGTTCGACCCGTCCGTCGAGCACGCCGTCTGGTACCAGCACCTGTTCCAGACCGAGCGCGGCCGCGAGGGACTGGCCGCGCACCGCCGTGAGCTGTGCCGGATGCTGTGGCGGCAGTGGTCGCCGCGATGGGCGTTCGACGATGAGACCTTCGCCCGGACCGCGGGGTCGTTCGACAACCCGGACTTCGTGGACGTCGTGATCCATGCGTACCGGCACGCGCTCGGCGAGGCCGCGGGCGACCCGGCCCACCAGGATCTCGAGGCCCGGCTCGCCGCCCGTCCGCCGATCACCGTGCCGGCGGTGACCCTGGACGGCCTTACCGACACCCTCAAGCCGGGCGGCACAGCCGATCACGCCCCGATGTTCGTTTCCGGTCACGAGCACCGGGTGATCGAGGCCGGCCACAACCTCCCGCAGGAGGCGCCGGCCGCGTTCGCCGACGCGGTGCTGACCGTCCGGTCCATGCAGCCCTGA
- a CDS encoding Fic family protein, which translates to MPDQLRAWQEVRERVPWHDLVPHLDTPVRAIRDGFLAHAAIGADRRRQELLLTAYRDVRRAAASGAALTPQLTGRWNATLRGIPAAGFRRGPAFAKNGRDRYGLHTDTPHRYGRSLTEAADPAIPVAARAARSYLDVAFFHPYDDGNARLAGLVLHFVLLRAGVELDEAGPILGLVRRADDPEGAAGLTRLVHGIAIATHRRWLRSTIDTVRYAAPRS; encoded by the coding sequence GTGCCTGACCAGCTCCGCGCGTGGCAGGAGGTCCGTGAGCGGGTGCCATGGCATGATCTCGTGCCGCACCTGGACACCCCGGTGCGCGCGATCCGGGACGGGTTTCTCGCCCACGCCGCGATCGGCGCCGACCGGCGGCGGCAGGAGCTGCTGCTCACGGCGTACCGTGATGTCCGTCGCGCCGCGGCGTCCGGCGCCGCTCTCACCCCGCAGCTGACCGGCCGCTGGAACGCCACGCTGCGAGGCATCCCGGCCGCCGGCTTCCGCCGGGGCCCGGCCTTCGCCAAGAACGGCCGCGACAGGTACGGGCTGCACACCGACACCCCGCACCGGTACGGGCGGAGCCTCACCGAAGCCGCGGACCCGGCGATCCCGGTGGCGGCCCGCGCCGCCCGGTCGTATCTCGACGTCGCGTTCTTCCACCCCTACGACGACGGCAACGCGCGCCTGGCCGGCCTGGTCCTGCACTTCGTGCTGCTGCGGGCCGGCGTGGAGCTCGACGAGGCCGGCCCGATCCTCGGTCTGGTCCGGCGTGCCGACGACCCGGAGGGGGCGGCCGGCCTGACCCGCCTGGTGCACGGCATCGCCATCGCCACCCACCGCCGGTGGTTGCGCTCGACGATCGACACTGTCCGCTACGCTGCCCCGCGATCATGA
- a CDS encoding polysaccharide deacetylase family protein, translating into MRIGAAFRAATAVAVLAIVAGCSGNAPAAAPPASTAPAPTEAAPASAPAPTAREVALAALPERIRKRIPEFGPAPAPVPVTLPGNGTAGWFSRIPTEQKIAFITIDDGWEKNPLALRLFQAANVPTTLFLEVDAIKDNPDFFTPLQQAGATIENHTISHPNLRGRSYDFQKREICGGADQLAKYYGRRPVLFRPPGGTYDTTTLKVVHDCGMKAAFYWKETTHKGKVRYQEGHGVKPGDIILMHFRPRFVDDYLAVLNAIHKAGLTPARLEDYIP; encoded by the coding sequence ATGCGAATCGGCGCAGCGTTCCGGGCGGCCACCGCCGTCGCGGTGCTGGCGATCGTCGCCGGATGCAGCGGCAACGCGCCCGCGGCGGCGCCACCGGCGAGCACGGCCCCGGCGCCCACCGAGGCCGCCCCGGCCTCCGCGCCCGCGCCCACCGCCCGGGAGGTGGCGCTCGCCGCGCTCCCGGAGAGGATCCGCAAGCGGATCCCGGAGTTCGGTCCGGCCCCCGCGCCGGTCCCGGTGACGCTGCCCGGGAACGGGACGGCCGGCTGGTTCAGCCGCATCCCGACCGAGCAGAAGATCGCGTTCATCACGATCGACGACGGCTGGGAGAAGAACCCGCTCGCGCTGCGGCTGTTCCAGGCCGCGAACGTGCCGACCACGCTGTTCCTGGAAGTCGACGCGATCAAGGACAACCCGGACTTCTTCACGCCGCTGCAGCAGGCCGGCGCCACGATCGAGAACCACACGATCAGCCACCCGAACCTGCGCGGCAGGTCCTACGACTTCCAGAAGCGCGAGATCTGCGGCGGCGCCGACCAGCTGGCGAAGTACTACGGGCGGCGCCCGGTGCTGTTCCGCCCACCCGGCGGCACGTACGACACCACCACGCTGAAGGTCGTGCACGACTGCGGGATGAAGGCCGCCTTCTACTGGAAGGAGACCACCCACAAGGGCAAGGTCCGCTACCAGGAGGGACACGGCGTCAAGCCGGGCGACATCATCCTCATGCACTTCCGGCCGCGCTTCGTGGACGACTACCTGGCGGTGCTCAACGCGATCCACAAGGCGGGTCTGACACCGGCCCGCCTCGAGGACTACATCCCCTGA
- a CDS encoding FAD-binding protein: MDETRYDFVVVGSGTGMLAALAAAEAGLSVLIVEKSRYFGGSTALSGGGFWIPNNTLLRQAGVVDSPDRVREYLRHVTAGETPESRWETHVVHGPAAVDVLRRRTPLRYQHMTDYADYFPELPGGSATGRAIEPKPFDVRRLGADRARLRPPAMAAPFPMPVSGRTYKWLNLVARKPRGIVTGAKLLGLGVGGLAIRREYVAGGGALAAGLFAGVRRSGIPVWFETPLKELIVEDGRVTGVVVTRDGADVTVRADRGVLLSAGGFDRRADWRHKYQSEQLDTAWSLGNPENTGDAIEIATAAGADLAFMEESWWFPAVPAPGPMPGPLLAERSLPGQIIVNQQGRRFMNEAVNYMTAGQIMIKEELPVWMVFDQRYRNRYVFGGGIFPRQALPKAWYDAGIAHQAPTVAELAARTGLTGLPATLDRFNLLAAAGRDDDFQRGASAYDRYYGDPTITPNPCLGPIDRGPFYAVKVVPGDLGTCGGIRADGVGRALRPDGSVIDGLYATGNSAGNAFGRVYPGPGATIGQGLSFGYAAALHAAGKLPA, translated from the coding sequence ATGGACGAGACACGCTATGACTTCGTGGTCGTCGGCTCCGGCACCGGCATGCTCGCGGCCCTGGCCGCCGCCGAAGCCGGGCTGTCGGTTCTGATCGTCGAGAAGTCGCGGTATTTCGGCGGATCCACCGCGCTCTCCGGCGGCGGCTTCTGGATCCCGAACAACACGCTGCTCCGGCAGGCCGGCGTCGTCGACAGCCCGGATCGCGTCCGCGAGTACCTGCGCCACGTCACCGCCGGGGAGACCCCCGAGTCACGCTGGGAGACCCACGTCGTGCACGGGCCGGCCGCGGTCGACGTGCTGCGCCGCCGCACCCCGCTGCGATACCAGCACATGACCGACTACGCCGACTACTTCCCGGAGCTGCCGGGCGGATCGGCGACCGGCCGGGCGATCGAGCCGAAACCCTTCGACGTACGCCGTCTCGGCGCCGACCGGGCCCGGCTGCGCCCGCCGGCGATGGCCGCGCCGTTCCCGATGCCGGTCTCCGGCCGCACCTACAAGTGGCTCAACCTGGTCGCCCGCAAACCGCGCGGCATCGTCACCGGCGCCAAGCTGCTCGGCCTCGGCGTCGGCGGCCTGGCGATCCGCCGGGAGTACGTGGCCGGCGGCGGCGCCCTCGCGGCCGGCCTGTTCGCCGGTGTGCGGCGCTCCGGGATCCCGGTCTGGTTCGAGACCCCGCTCAAGGAGCTGATCGTCGAGGACGGCCGGGTCACCGGCGTCGTGGTGACCCGCGACGGCGCCGACGTGACGGTCCGTGCCGACCGGGGCGTGCTGCTCTCCGCCGGCGGCTTCGACAGGCGCGCGGACTGGCGGCACAAGTACCAGTCGGAGCAACTCGACACCGCCTGGTCGCTCGGCAACCCGGAGAACACCGGCGACGCCATCGAGATCGCCACGGCGGCGGGCGCCGACCTCGCGTTCATGGAGGAGTCCTGGTGGTTCCCGGCGGTGCCGGCGCCGGGCCCGATGCCCGGCCCGCTGCTGGCCGAACGCTCCCTGCCCGGTCAGATCATCGTGAACCAGCAGGGCCGCCGCTTCATGAACGAGGCCGTCAACTACATGACCGCCGGCCAGATCATGATCAAGGAGGAGCTGCCGGTCTGGATGGTCTTCGACCAGCGGTACCGCAACCGCTACGTCTTCGGCGGCGGCATCTTCCCCCGCCAGGCCCTGCCGAAGGCCTGGTACGACGCCGGCATCGCGCACCAGGCACCGACCGTCGCCGAACTCGCCGCCCGGACCGGCCTGACCGGCCTGCCGGCCACGCTCGACCGGTTCAACCTGCTCGCCGCCGCCGGCCGTGACGACGACTTCCAGCGCGGCGCCAGCGCCTACGACCGCTACTACGGCGACCCGACGATCACCCCCAACCCGTGCCTCGGCCCGATCGACCGGGGCCCGTTCTACGCGGTCAAGGTGGTCCCCGGCGACCTCGGCACCTGCGGCGGCATCCGCGCCGACGGCGTGGGCCGGGCCCTGCGCCCCGACGGCAGCGTCATCGACGGTCTCTACGCCACCGGCAACAGCGCCGGCAACGCCTTCGGCCGCGTCTACCCGGGCCCCGGCGCCACCATCGGGCAGGGCCTCAGCTTCGGGTACGCCGCAGCCCTCCACGCCGCCGGCAAACTTCCCGCGTGA
- a CDS encoding TetR-like C-terminal domain-containing protein: MIEPVLERWDTDPDTGSLRQDLLTLTLMMRDSTALPEGRALTAVATAGELRDLLRRTTERAIAPFHRAFDRAVARGEISAVADAYMMAHVIFHGVVGWEPRHGALPTDEECARMVSVVLGGRQGESHPR, encoded by the coding sequence ATGATCGAGCCGGTCCTGGAGCGCTGGGACACCGACCCGGACACCGGCTCGCTCCGGCAGGACCTGCTGACCCTCACGCTGATGATGCGCGACAGCACCGCGCTGCCCGAAGGCCGGGCGCTCACCGCCGTGGCGACCGCGGGTGAGCTGCGGGATCTCCTGCGGCGCACCACCGAGCGGGCGATCGCGCCGTTCCACCGGGCGTTCGACCGGGCGGTCGCCCGTGGTGAGATCAGCGCGGTCGCCGACGCGTACATGATGGCGCATGTGATTTTCCACGGCGTGGTCGGCTGGGAACCTCGGCACGGCGCGCTGCCGACCGACGAGGAGTGCGCCCGGATGGTGTCCGTGGTTCTGGGCGGGCGTCAGGGTGAGAGCCATCCCCGGTAG
- a CDS encoding PaaX family transcriptional regulator, translated as MGPLPRTVIEAFLPFAGDVELGLVYDAGNTAGIEDQPLRLAIRRMIAAGEVTQDGRGRRGRLTLTENGRQRLARDRLGLRLAFAQDHGEAPWDGTWQLLAVSVPESERAVRDALRRELIDAGAAVVSTGLYASPHDLTEMINGGNLVRAVATTLDVRGVTSPPEIAELLWPAAPIVDGYRAVARALAGSDDDDVPVVTRQILLADALERAMRDDPLIPLELRPPDWAPTRIRRRWLDAWEGLAARLPEQVIYRGWLSP; from the coding sequence ATGGGGCCGCTACCCCGTACGGTGATCGAGGCTTTTCTGCCTTTTGCCGGTGATGTCGAACTCGGCCTGGTCTATGACGCGGGCAACACGGCCGGGATCGAGGATCAGCCGCTGCGGCTGGCGATCCGCCGGATGATCGCCGCCGGTGAGGTGACGCAGGACGGACGCGGGCGGCGCGGTCGCCTGACCCTGACCGAAAACGGACGGCAGCGGCTCGCCCGGGACCGGCTCGGGCTGCGTCTCGCGTTCGCGCAGGACCACGGCGAGGCGCCCTGGGACGGCACCTGGCAGCTGCTCGCGGTGAGCGTCCCGGAGAGCGAGCGGGCCGTCCGTGACGCGTTACGGCGTGAGCTCATCGACGCGGGCGCCGCCGTGGTGTCGACCGGCCTCTATGCGAGCCCGCACGATCTCACCGAGATGATCAACGGCGGCAACCTGGTCCGGGCCGTGGCGACCACCCTCGACGTCCGTGGCGTGACCTCCCCGCCGGAGATCGCGGAACTGCTGTGGCCGGCCGCGCCGATCGTGGACGGCTACCGGGCGGTCGCGCGCGCGCTCGCGGGAAGCGACGACGATGACGTGCCGGTGGTGACCCGGCAGATCCTGCTGGCCGACGCGCTGGAACGCGCGATGCGCGACGATCCGCTCATCCCGCTGGAGTTGCGGCCTCCGGACTGGGCGCCCACCCGCATCCGGCGCCGGTGGCTCGACGCTTGGGAAGGACTCGCCGCGCGGCTGCCCGAGCAGGTCATCTACCGGGGATGGCTCTCACCCTGA
- a CDS encoding GNAT family N-acetyltransferase has protein sequence MTELSIGFTESERARVGELYWAAFGPKLRIAFRDEATGVAQVTAALRPDRALIARVDGQVAGMCGFHHDGHGAVDLSWAGLRAGLGIVAAAWAALTLAPLDRRERDGVLVLDGICVAAEHRGRGIGSALLDAVTELAARHGDQWVQLSVIDTNPRAEALYRRHGFATAEHGSLGPLRHLYGFDRYRTMRKRTW, from the coding sequence ATGACTGAGCTGTCGATCGGTTTCACCGAGTCCGAGCGGGCGCGCGTCGGTGAGCTGTACTGGGCCGCCTTCGGCCCGAAGCTGCGGATCGCCTTCCGCGACGAGGCCACCGGCGTCGCGCAGGTCACGGCGGCGCTGCGCCCGGACCGCGCCCTGATCGCCCGGGTGGACGGGCAGGTCGCCGGGATGTGCGGCTTCCACCACGACGGCCACGGCGCCGTCGACCTGTCGTGGGCGGGACTGCGGGCCGGCCTCGGGATCGTCGCGGCCGCCTGGGCAGCCCTGACCCTGGCGCCGCTCGACCGCCGGGAGCGGGACGGCGTACTGGTCCTCGACGGCATCTGCGTCGCCGCCGAGCACCGCGGCCGAGGCATCGGATCCGCGCTGCTCGACGCCGTCACCGAGCTGGCTGCCCGGCACGGCGATCAGTGGGTGCAGCTGTCCGTCATCGACACCAACCCGCGGGCCGAGGCGCTCTACCGCCGCCACGGCTTCGCGACCGCCGAGCACGGATCCCTCGGGCCACTGCGTCACCTGTACGGTTTCGACCGTTACCGGACGATGCGGAAGAGGACGTGGTGA
- a CDS encoding alpha/beta hydrolase family protein, producing MIVPLLLLLAGVVVVLIGNDYRIDETRLTIPTTGGSLDAVLAAPKVGTARGLVVMIHGDGPVEATHDGLYRPWFEAAADAGFATLAWSKPGVGASTGDWLRQSMDDRAAEASAAIDWARRQPGVPSGPLVLWGASQAGWVLPKVAATRDDVSAVIAVSPAVNWLRQGRYNLLAELDHDGADADERARAIAASDRTRQLLAEDAGYDTYRSNTLDTEPMDAARWDFVRRNYRSDATADLRAMSAKPVTVLLMLGEHDRNVDIAETEATYQRILGDKVTTARFDAAHSMARPVMEDSTVAGLVTGVFWPRALFAGGVLHAYRDFLAARCAGCGQPGR from the coding sequence ATGATAGTTCCGCTTCTGCTCCTGCTCGCCGGGGTGGTCGTCGTGCTGATCGGCAACGACTACCGCATCGACGAGACCAGGCTGACCATCCCCACGACCGGCGGCAGCCTGGACGCGGTGCTGGCCGCCCCGAAGGTGGGAACCGCGCGCGGGCTGGTCGTGATGATCCACGGCGACGGGCCGGTCGAGGCCACCCACGACGGCCTCTACCGGCCCTGGTTCGAGGCGGCTGCCGACGCCGGGTTCGCCACCCTGGCCTGGAGCAAGCCCGGCGTCGGCGCCTCCACCGGCGACTGGCTGCGGCAGAGCATGGACGACCGGGCCGCCGAGGCGTCCGCCGCGATCGACTGGGCACGGCGGCAGCCCGGCGTCCCGTCCGGCCCGCTGGTGCTCTGGGGCGCCAGCCAGGCCGGCTGGGTCCTGCCGAAGGTCGCCGCCACCCGCGACGACGTCAGCGCGGTCATCGCCGTCAGCCCGGCCGTCAACTGGCTGCGCCAGGGCCGGTACAACCTGCTCGCCGAACTCGACCACGACGGCGCCGACGCGGACGAGCGGGCGCGGGCGATCGCTGCGAGCGACCGGACCCGGCAGTTGCTCGCCGAGGACGCCGGCTACGACACCTACCGGTCGAACACGCTCGACACCGAGCCGATGGACGCCGCACGCTGGGATTTCGTGCGCCGCAACTACCGCTCGGACGCCACCGCCGACCTGCGGGCGATGAGCGCGAAGCCGGTCACGGTCCTGCTGATGCTCGGCGAGCACGACCGCAACGTCGACATCGCCGAGACCGAGGCCACCTACCAGCGGATCCTCGGTGACAAGGTCACCACCGCGCGGTTCGACGCGGCACACTCGATGGCCCGCCCGGTGATGGAGGACTCCACGGTGGCCGGCCTCGTCACCGGCGTCTTCTGGCCCCGGGCGCTGTTCGCCGGCGGCGTCCTCCACGCGTACCGGGATTTTCTCGCGGCCCGGTGTGCCGGGTGTGGTCAGCCGGGGAGGTAG
- a CDS encoding alpha/beta hydrolase family protein, whose translation MAERVRFASSRGPVLAGLVDPPAEPVRGWGVFAHGFALSKDSPAASRTCKQLASEGIGMLRFDNLGLGDSEGDWGDGSFAVKVDDTVLAAEFLAGRGTPPDVLVGHSLGGAAVIAAANRIPSVRAVATIGAPFEPKNVERHYQDLVDRVIEDGHAEWLVGGKPLILKRSLVEDFRRAELHHHVVALGLPLLVMHSPTDSTVSVDNASRIFRTAQHPRSFVSLEGSDHLLTAPGQAQRAARVISAWADPYLPG comes from the coding sequence GTGGCCGAGCGCGTCCGATTCGCCAGCAGCCGGGGGCCTGTGCTGGCCGGGCTCGTCGATCCGCCCGCCGAGCCGGTTCGGGGCTGGGGTGTGTTCGCGCACGGGTTCGCGCTCAGCAAGGACTCCCCCGCCGCGTCGCGGACGTGCAAGCAGCTCGCCTCCGAGGGCATCGGCATGCTGCGTTTCGACAATCTCGGGCTCGGCGACTCGGAGGGCGACTGGGGTGACGGCTCGTTCGCGGTGAAGGTGGACGACACGGTTCTGGCGGCCGAGTTCCTGGCCGGGCGCGGCACCCCGCCGGACGTGCTGGTCGGTCACTCGCTGGGCGGGGCCGCGGTGATCGCCGCGGCGAACCGGATTCCCAGCGTCCGCGCGGTTGCCACGATCGGCGCGCCGTTCGAGCCGAAGAACGTGGAGCGGCACTATCAGGACCTCGTCGACCGGGTGATCGAGGACGGTCACGCCGAGTGGCTGGTGGGCGGCAAGCCGCTGATCCTCAAGCGCAGTCTCGTGGAGGATTTCCGCCGCGCCGAGCTGCACCATCACGTGGTCGCGCTGGGCCTGCCGCTGCTGGTGATGCACTCCCCCACGGACAGCACGGTGAGTGTCGACAACGCCAGCCGGATCTTCCGGACCGCGCAGCATCCGCGCAGCTTCGTGTCCCTGGAGGGTTCGGATCACCTGCTCACGGCGCCGGGCCAGGCCCAGCGGGCGGCCCGCGTGATCAGCGCCTGGGCCGACCCCTACCTCCCCGGCTGA
- a CDS encoding nucleotidyltransferase domain-containing protein, producing the protein MSTPLPAGGREVTPDDAAALESRWAACWEPAELRRRLAGISTPWYTAGGWALDLFRGEQTREHHDIEIGVPARRFPEIRERLAGFVFDAVGDCHIWETPTPQVMGATWQTWLREPATGHYLLEVFREPHDGDVWICRRDETIRFPYAEIIRYTVDRIPYLTPELVLLFKAKHVRPEDQRDFEGVLPLLTRPRREALSRLLNRVHPGHEWLAALPE; encoded by the coding sequence ATGAGCACCCCGTTGCCCGCCGGCGGCCGGGAAGTGACGCCCGACGATGCCGCAGCACTCGAGTCGCGGTGGGCCGCGTGCTGGGAGCCGGCCGAGCTCAGGCGCCGGCTCGCCGGGATCTCCACGCCCTGGTACACAGCGGGAGGCTGGGCCCTCGATCTGTTCCGGGGTGAGCAGACCCGCGAGCACCACGACATCGAGATCGGTGTCCCGGCCCGGCGATTCCCGGAGATCCGGGAGCGCCTCGCCGGATTCGTCTTCGACGCGGTCGGGGACTGTCACATCTGGGAAACCCCGACGCCGCAGGTGATGGGCGCCACCTGGCAGACGTGGCTGCGCGAGCCGGCGACGGGGCACTATCTGCTGGAGGTCTTCCGCGAGCCGCACGACGGTGACGTGTGGATCTGCCGCCGGGACGAGACGATCAGGTTCCCCTATGCCGAGATCATCCGATACACCGTGGACCGGATCCCGTACCTCACGCCCGAGCTCGTCCTTCTCTTCAAAGCCAAGCATGTACGGCCGGAGGACCAGCGCGATTTCGAGGGGGTCCTGCCGTTGTTGACGCGTCCCCGGAGAGAGGCTCTGTCCCGGCTGTTGAATCGGGTGCACCCGGGACACGAATGGCTGGCGGCCTTGCCGGAGTGA
- a CDS encoding SDR family NAD(P)-dependent oxidoreductase: MTEQVWFVTGSSRGLGRAIVEEALAAGHCVAATARRTDSLADLADKYGDRLLRLELDVTDADQAQRTVDAAITAFGHLDVVVNNAGYANLVAIEDITLDDFRSQMDAVFYGTVYVTKAALPHFVSRGAGHFIQVTSVGGRGTAPGVGAYQSGKWAVEGFSGVLAKETGPLGVKVTLAEPGAMRTDWAGSSMEIPQISPQYDATVGAMGRYIRGRTGSEPIDPVKVARVLLDVAAMDEPPLNLPLGSDAVGILDAEMKRLKAEDDRWAELGRSVDYDAA; encoded by the coding sequence ATGACCGAGCAGGTCTGGTTCGTCACCGGCAGCTCCCGCGGCCTCGGCCGCGCCATCGTCGAGGAAGCCCTCGCCGCCGGCCACTGCGTGGCCGCCACCGCGCGCCGCACCGACTCCCTGGCCGACCTCGCCGACAAGTACGGCGATCGGCTGCTCCGCCTCGAGCTCGACGTCACCGACGCCGACCAGGCACAACGGACCGTCGACGCGGCCATCACCGCGTTCGGCCACCTCGACGTGGTCGTCAACAACGCCGGGTACGCCAACCTCGTCGCCATCGAGGACATCACCCTCGACGACTTCCGCTCCCAGATGGACGCCGTCTTCTACGGCACCGTGTACGTCACCAAAGCCGCCCTGCCCCACTTCGTGTCCCGTGGCGCCGGCCACTTCATCCAGGTCACCTCCGTCGGCGGGCGCGGCACGGCGCCGGGCGTGGGCGCCTACCAGTCCGGCAAATGGGCGGTCGAGGGCTTCTCCGGCGTCCTCGCCAAGGAGACCGGCCCGCTCGGCGTGAAGGTCACCCTCGCCGAGCCGGGCGCCATGCGCACCGACTGGGCCGGCTCCTCCATGGAGATCCCGCAGATCTCCCCGCAGTACGACGCCACGGTCGGCGCGATGGGCCGCTACATCCGCGGCCGCACCGGCAGCGAGCCGATCGACCCGGTCAAGGTCGCCCGCGTCCTGCTCGACGTGGCGGCCATGGACGAGCCGCCGCTGAACCTGCCCCTCGGCAGTGACGCGGTCGGCATCCTCGACGCCGAGATGAAGCGGCTGAAGGCCGAGGACGACCGCTGGGCCGAACTGGGCCGCAGCGTCGACTACGACGCTGCCTGA
- a CDS encoding TetR/AcrR family transcriptional regulator: MPHTPNFQRARSTQAKEERSAALLRAAVELATRSGVRAVTLTEIATAAGVHVSGVRRYFGSREEIYLRLAAQEWDSWASAVAEALAGRHDVPAVDLADLLSGTLAERPLFCDLLPHVPLTLEREVPQETVREFKLDALDAVTTLAGAITASTALTIEQVHDLIAAITALAGSLWQIAHPPQTLATLYEQDPRLAHAASDFTPRLARLVTALLTGLPTAG, encoded by the coding sequence GTGCCCCACACCCCGAATTTTCAGCGCGCCCGGTCGACCCAGGCCAAGGAGGAACGCTCCGCCGCTCTGCTGCGGGCGGCGGTGGAATTGGCCACCCGGTCCGGCGTACGGGCCGTCACCCTCACCGAGATCGCCACGGCCGCCGGGGTTCACGTCTCCGGCGTACGCCGATACTTCGGGTCCCGGGAGGAGATCTACCTGAGACTGGCCGCCCAGGAATGGGACTCGTGGGCGTCCGCCGTCGCGGAGGCGCTCGCCGGCCGCCACGACGTCCCCGCCGTCGACCTGGCCGATCTGCTGTCCGGCACGCTCGCCGAGCGCCCGCTCTTCTGCGACCTGCTCCCGCATGTGCCGCTGACGCTCGAACGCGAGGTTCCGCAGGAGACGGTCCGCGAGTTCAAGCTCGACGCTCTCGACGCGGTCACCACGCTCGCCGGAGCGATCACCGCGTCCACCGCGCTCACGATCGAGCAGGTCCACGACCTGATCGCGGCCATCACCGCGCTGGCCGGCAGCCTCTGGCAGATCGCCCATCCACCACAGACCCTGGCCACCCTGTACGAGCAGGACCCCCGCCTCGCCCATGCCGCATCCGACTTCACGCCCCGCCTGGCCAGGCTCGTCACGGCGCTGCTGACCGGTTTGCCCACCGCCGGATAG